The following coding sequences are from one Selenomonas sputigena ATCC 35185 window:
- a CDS encoding uracil-DNA glycosylase: MKIFQNDWEGLLTDEMKKPYYQELRRFLIEEYRTRRIFPDMYAIFNALHYTSYAETKVVILGQDPYHGEGQAHGLSFSVQAGVEPPPSLKNIFEELSSDLGCRTPNNGCLAPWAKQGVLLLNTVLTVRAHAAASHHGHGWEQFTDRIIELLSAREKPLVFILWGAPARRKKAMIAAPPHAVIESAHPSPLSAFRGFFGSRPFSRANAFLESTGQTPIDWQLPDV, translated from the coding sequence ATGAAAATTTTTCAAAACGATTGGGAGGGCCTGCTCACCGACGAGATGAAAAAGCCCTACTATCAGGAACTGCGCCGCTTCCTCATCGAAGAGTACCGCACGCGCCGCATCTTTCCCGATATGTATGCGATTTTCAATGCGCTCCACTACACATCCTACGCCGAAACGAAGGTCGTGATCCTCGGCCAGGATCCCTATCACGGCGAGGGGCAGGCGCATGGACTTTCCTTCTCTGTGCAGGCGGGCGTCGAGCCGCCGCCGTCGCTCAAGAACATCTTCGAGGAGCTTTCCAGCGATCTCGGCTGCAGGACGCCGAACAACGGCTGCCTCGCGCCGTGGGCGAAGCAGGGCGTGCTGCTTTTGAACACCGTGCTGACCGTACGCGCCCACGCCGCCGCCTCGCACCATGGGCACGGATGGGAACAGTTCACCGACCGCATCATAGAGCTGCTCTCAGCACGCGAAAAGCCCCTCGTCTTCATCCTCTGGGGTGCGCCCGCACGCCGCAAGAAGGCGATGATCGCCGCCCCGCCGCACGCCGTCATCGAATCGGCGCACCCGAGTCCCCTGTCCGCCTTCCGCGGCTTCTTCGGCAGCCGCCCCTTCTCCCGCGCCAACGCGTTCCTCGAAAGCACGGGGCAGACGCCGATCGACTGGCAGCTGCCCGATGTTTGA